A genomic segment from Paramixta manurensis encodes:
- the rpoN gene encoding RNA polymerase factor sigma-54: MKQGLQLRLSQQLAMTPQLQQAIRLLQLSTLELQQEIQLALESNPLLEQTDLHEEVDAREYQENEALDTREALEQKDMPEELPLDATWDEIYTAGTPSGTGADYHDDELPVYQGETTQSLQDYLMWQVELTPFTDTDRAIATSIVNAVDDTGYLTAPLEEIRDSIGSDELSLEEVEAVLKRIQRFDPVGVGARDLRECLLVQLSQYAADAPWLREARLIVSEHLDLLANHDFRTLMRVTRLKEDVLKNAVQLIQGLDPRPGQSVNTSEPEYVIPDVLVRKNGTRWVVELNGDSVPRLKINQHYASLGSSSRNDSDNQFIRTHLQEAKWLIKSLESRNDTLLKVTRCIVEQQQAFFEQGEEFMRPMVLADIAQAVDMHESTISRVTTQKYLHSPRGIFELKYFFSSHVNTEGGGEASSTAIRALVKKLISTENPAKPLSDSKLTTILSDQGIMVARRTVAKYRESLSIPPSNQRKQLV, encoded by the coding sequence ATGAAGCAAGGTTTGCAACTCAGGTTAAGCCAACAGCTTGCGATGACGCCGCAGTTACAGCAGGCCATTCGTTTGCTGCAACTTTCTACGCTTGAACTTCAACAAGAGATCCAACTGGCGCTGGAAAGTAACCCCCTACTTGAGCAAACCGACCTCCACGAAGAAGTGGATGCACGCGAGTATCAGGAAAATGAAGCGCTGGATACCCGGGAAGCGCTTGAACAAAAGGATATGCCGGAAGAGTTACCGCTGGATGCAACCTGGGATGAAATTTATACCGCCGGTACGCCTTCAGGAACCGGGGCCGATTATCATGATGATGAGCTACCGGTTTACCAAGGTGAAACCACCCAATCCCTGCAAGATTATTTGATGTGGCAAGTTGAGTTAACGCCGTTTACCGATACCGACCGGGCGATAGCCACATCCATTGTTAACGCCGTCGATGATACCGGTTATCTGACTGCGCCGCTGGAAGAGATTCGTGACAGCATTGGCAGTGATGAACTGTCGCTGGAAGAAGTCGAAGCAGTACTGAAACGCATTCAACGCTTTGATCCCGTAGGCGTTGGCGCGCGTGATTTACGTGAATGTTTGCTGGTGCAACTCTCGCAATATGCCGCAGATGCGCCCTGGCTCCGCGAGGCTCGTTTGATTGTCAGTGAACATCTTGATTTACTGGCTAATCACGATTTCCGCACGCTAATGCGCGTCACGCGGCTGAAAGAGGATGTGCTGAAAAACGCCGTTCAACTTATTCAGGGGCTGGACCCACGACCCGGCCAATCCGTGAATACCAGTGAACCGGAATATGTCATTCCGGACGTGCTGGTACGTAAAAATGGCACCCGTTGGGTGGTTGAACTCAATGGCGATAGCGTTCCCCGTTTGAAAATCAATCAGCACTACGCTTCGCTCGGTAGTTCGAGCCGTAATGATAGCGACAATCAGTTTATTCGCACGCATTTGCAGGAAGCCAAATGGTTAATTAAGAGCCTGGAAAGCCGTAATGATACGCTGTTAAAAGTCACGCGCTGCATCGTCGAACAGCAGCAGGCGTTCTTTGAACAGGGTGAGGAGTTTATGCGCCCGATGGTACTGGCAGATATCGCTCAGGCCGTCGATATGCATGAATCAACGATTTCGCGCGTTACGACGCAGAAATATTTGCACAGCCCACGCGGCATTTTCGAATTGAAATATTTTTTCTCCAGCCACGTCAACACCGAAGGCGGCGGCGAAGCCTCTTCGACGGCGATTCGCGCGCTGGTGAAGAAATTAATCTCGACGGAAAATCCTGCGAAACCCTTGAGTGACAGTAAACTCACCACAATACTCTCTGATCAGGGCATTATGGTGGCACGTCGAACTGTCGCTAAATACCGAGAGTCTTTATCTATCCCGCCATCGAATCAGCGTAAACAGTTGGTTTGA
- the lptB gene encoding LPS export ABC transporter ATP-binding protein, protein MATLIAENLAKAYKGRRVVEDVSLQVKSGEIVGLLGPNGAGKTTTFYMVVGIVPRDAGRIIIDDEDISILPLHARARRGIGYLPQEASIFRRLSVYDNLMAVLQVRDDLTTEQRHDRADELMEEFHIEHLRNNMGQSLSGGERRRVEIARALAANPKFILLDEPFAGVDPISVIDIKKIIEHLRDSGLGVLITDHNVRETLAVCERAYIVSQGHLIAHGTPEEILADEQVKRVYLGEEFRL, encoded by the coding sequence ATGGCAACACTAATCGCGGAAAACCTGGCGAAAGCGTATAAAGGCCGCCGGGTGGTAGAAGACGTCAGCCTGCAAGTTAAATCAGGCGAGATTGTCGGTTTGCTCGGCCCGAATGGCGCCGGTAAAACCACCACGTTTTATATGGTGGTGGGTATCGTCCCGCGTGATGCGGGGCGTATTATTATTGACGATGAAGATATTAGTATTCTGCCACTGCATGCGCGCGCGCGACGCGGCATCGGTTACCTACCGCAGGAAGCGTCCATCTTCCGTCGCCTAAGCGTGTATGACAATTTAATGGCGGTGTTACAGGTGCGCGATGATCTGACCACCGAACAGCGTCATGACCGCGCGGATGAGCTGATGGAAGAATTTCACATCGAACATCTGCGTAATAACATGGGGCAATCGCTATCCGGGGGCGAACGGCGCCGCGTCGAGATTGCGCGGGCACTGGCCGCTAATCCGAAATTTATTCTGTTAGACGAACCCTTTGCCGGGGTCGATCCCATCTCGGTCATCGACATTAAAAAAATCATCGAACATTTGCGTGATAGTGGGCTCGGTGTGCTGATAACCGATCACAACGTGCGTGAAACGCTGGCGGTGTGTGAACGCGCCTATATCGTAAGCCAGGGTCATCTTATTGCGCATGGCACGCCGGAAGAAATACTGGCGGATGAACAAGTTAAGCGAGTGTACTTGGGTGAAGAGTTCAGACTCTGA
- the lptA gene encoding lipopolysaccharide ABC transporter substrate-binding protein LptA — MKSKMHHNSLKLLLVSALLATSVPAFALTGDSDKPVNIDSANQALDLQGNVATFTGNVIVTQGSIKITADKVVVTRPGGDSQKTIVDAYGNPATFYQLQDNGKPVQGHAQKMHYELAKDLVVLTGDAYIEQLDSNVKGDRITYLVKEQKMQAFSEGNGKRVTTVLVPSQLQDKGNQPNGQKKSN, encoded by the coding sequence ATGAAATCCAAAATGCACCACAACAGCCTTAAGCTACTGCTCGTCAGTGCCTTGCTGGCCACCAGCGTTCCGGCGTTTGCCTTAACCGGTGATTCGGATAAACCGGTGAATATTGACTCCGCTAATCAGGCGCTGGATCTGCAGGGTAACGTCGCCACCTTTACCGGCAACGTGATTGTGACTCAGGGCTCGATCAAAATCACCGCAGATAAAGTCGTAGTAACGCGCCCAGGCGGCGACAGCCAAAAGACCATTGTCGATGCTTACGGTAACCCCGCAACATTTTACCAATTGCAGGACAATGGTAAGCCGGTGCAAGGTCACGCACAGAAAATGCATTATGAACTGGCGAAAGACCTGGTGGTGTTAACTGGCGATGCCTATATCGAACAGCTTGATAGTAACGTGAAAGGCGATCGAATTACTTACCTGGTGAAAGAGCAGAAAATGCAGGCTTTCAGTGAAGGTAACGGTAAACGCGTCACTACCGTACTGGTTCCTTCGCAGCTTCAGGACAAAGGCAACCAACCTAACGGCCAAAAGAAGAGTAACTAA
- the lptC gene encoding LPS export ABC transporter periplasmic protein LptC produces MSKTRRWITLLLALIAIILIGWNLTNTDDGANPAADNSQEPTYTSANSHTVVYNPAGSLSYKLVSDKVTYFSADAISWFDNPVMTTYDENKVPTWSVRADKAKLTNDRMLYLYGHVEVNSLTKDAQLERIKTDNAQVNLATQDVTSDDQVTLYGSSFTSTGMKMRGNLRTKTAELIEKVKTNYEIQNAPQQP; encoded by the coding sequence ATGAGTAAAACCAGGCGTTGGATTACGCTGCTACTGGCATTAATTGCCATTATTTTGATCGGCTGGAATTTAACCAATACCGATGACGGGGCAAATCCGGCGGCGGACAATAGTCAGGAGCCTACCTACACCAGCGCCAACTCGCATACGGTGGTCTACAACCCTGCGGGCAGCCTAAGCTATAAGCTAGTGTCCGATAAGGTGACCTATTTTTCTGCTGACGCGATAAGCTGGTTTGATAATCCGGTGATGACAACCTACGACGAAAACAAAGTCCCAACGTGGTCAGTACGGGCAGATAAGGCCAAACTGACCAATGACCGGATGCTTTATCTGTACGGGCATGTAGAAGTCAACAGCCTGACAAAAGACGCACAGCTTGAGCGCATCAAAACCGATAACGCTCAGGTTAACCTGGCGACGCAAGATGTCACCTCTGACGATCAGGTTACGCTTTATGGCAGCAGCTTTACCTCTACAGGTATGAAGATGCGCGGGAACTTACGGACGAAAACTGCCGAGTTGATTGAAAAGGTCAAAACCAATTATGAAATCCAAAATGCACCACAACAGCCTTAA
- the kdsC gene encoding 3-deoxy-manno-octulosonate-8-phosphatase KdsC: protein MNSDKDMIDTCYGAVSQQVMSRAQQIRLLICDVDGVMSDGLIYMGNNGEELKAFNVRDGYGIRCLLTSSVEVAIITGRNAKLMEDRCKTLGITHLYQGQSDKLLAFNALLDKLSLSPQHVAYIGDDLIDWPVMAKVGLSVAVADAHPLLLPRAHYVTRIGGGRGAVREICDLILIAQDKFDDAKGQSV, encoded by the coding sequence ATGAATTCGGATAAGGATATGATCGATACCTGCTATGGCGCGGTGAGCCAGCAGGTCATGTCACGCGCACAACAAATTCGATTGTTGATTTGCGATGTCGACGGTGTGATGTCCGATGGCTTGATTTATATGGGTAATAACGGCGAGGAGCTGAAAGCATTCAACGTGCGCGACGGCTATGGTATTCGTTGCCTGCTGACCTCGTCGGTGGAAGTGGCTATTATAACCGGTCGGAACGCGAAACTGATGGAAGACCGTTGTAAGACGCTGGGCATTACGCATCTTTACCAGGGCCAGTCGGATAAGCTTTTGGCCTTCAACGCACTTCTGGATAAACTGTCGCTGAGCCCGCAACACGTCGCCTATATTGGCGATGATCTGATTGATTGGCCGGTGATGGCCAAAGTCGGCCTGAGCGTGGCGGTGGCCGACGCACATCCACTGCTGCTGCCGCGCGCGCATTATGTGACACGTATCGGCGGCGGACGTGGCGCAGTACGTGAAATTTGCGATCTGATCTTGATCGCACAGGACAAGTTTGATGATGCCAAAGGGCAATCGGTATGA
- the kdsD gene encoding arabinose-5-phosphate isomerase KdsD translates to MSHINLEPGFDFQQAGKDVLDIERQGLEQLDQYINEDFSRACEMMFYCQGKVVVMGIGKSGHIGKKMAATFASTGTPSFFVHPGEASHGDLGMVGPGDVVLAISNSGESGEILALIPVLKRLQVSLICLTSRPESSMGRAADIHLCVKVPQEACPLGLAPTSSTTAALVMGDALAVALLKARGFTAEDFALSHPGGALGRKLLLRVSDIMHTGDEIPHISQDASLRDALLEITRKNLGMTVIVDDLMKISGVFTDGDLRRVFDMGIDFQNASIASVMTPGGIRVRPTMLAVDALNLMQTKHITSVMVADGDQLVGVVHMHDMLRAGVV, encoded by the coding sequence ATGTCTCATATCAATCTTGAACCGGGTTTTGACTTTCAACAAGCCGGTAAGGACGTTCTTGATATTGAACGCCAAGGGCTGGAGCAGCTCGATCAATACATTAATGAGGATTTTAGCCGGGCATGCGAAATGATGTTCTATTGCCAGGGCAAAGTCGTGGTCATGGGGATTGGTAAGTCAGGCCATATTGGAAAGAAAATGGCGGCGACCTTCGCCAGCACCGGTACACCGTCCTTTTTTGTCCATCCGGGCGAAGCCAGTCACGGTGATTTAGGCATGGTGGGGCCTGGCGATGTGGTGCTCGCCATTTCCAATTCCGGCGAGTCCGGCGAGATTTTGGCGCTAATTCCGGTACTCAAACGTCTACAGGTTTCTCTCATCTGCCTGACCAGCCGCCCGGAAAGTAGCATGGGCCGCGCGGCGGATATTCATCTCTGTGTTAAAGTACCGCAAGAAGCCTGCCCGTTAGGTCTGGCGCCTACCTCCAGCACCACGGCGGCGCTGGTAATGGGCGATGCGCTGGCCGTGGCGTTACTCAAGGCACGTGGCTTTACCGCAGAAGATTTCGCGCTGTCACACCCTGGCGGCGCGCTGGGGCGTAAATTGTTGCTGCGCGTCAGCGATATTATGCATACCGGCGATGAAATACCCCATATCAGTCAAGATGCATCGTTACGCGATGCACTGCTGGAGATTACCCGCAAAAACCTTGGTATGACGGTCATTGTTGACGATTTAATGAAAATTTCCGGCGTGTTTACCGATGGCGATTTACGGCGGGTGTTTGATATGGGCATTGATTTTCAAAATGCCAGCATCGCCAGTGTTATGACACCAGGCGGGATTCGTGTGCGGCCCACAATGTTAGCGGTGGATGCACTAAATTTAATGCAAACCAAACACATTACATCAGTAATGGTGGCGGATGGCGACCAGCTGGTCGGCGTCGTTCATATGCATGACATGCTACGCGCTGGCGTGGTGTAA
- a CDS encoding calcium/sodium antiporter → MLLATALLVIGLVLLVYGADRLVFSAAILCRSVGVPPLIIGMTVVGIGTSLPELIVSFSAAAHGQLDIAVGTAMGSNITNILLILGGAALLHPLTIHSNLVRRELPLMLLVTLLCGAILFDSELSRLDGVVLITIAVLYLLFIIRIARRAERENNDTLTREQLAELPRDDAGNRVAFLWLAVALIMLPMSTRMVVDNATVIANYFGVSELVIGLTLISVGTSLPELATVIAGALKGEDDIAVGNLIGSNIYNIAIVTGLPALVYPGSIDENAFTRDYWIMLGVSALFTLLCLQRRRRIGRRAGIILLCGFISWVAVLYLAPFSLNG, encoded by the coding sequence ATGCTTTTAGCTACCGCGCTGTTAGTCATCGGTTTAGTTTTACTGGTCTATGGTGCCGATCGACTGGTGTTCAGTGCTGCCATATTGTGCCGTTCTGTTGGCGTTCCGCCGCTGATTATCGGAATGACCGTGGTTGGCATTGGAACTTCATTGCCTGAACTGATTGTCTCCTTTTCCGCCGCAGCGCACGGACAACTGGATATCGCGGTGGGGACCGCGATGGGCTCTAACATTACCAATATTTTGCTGATCCTCGGCGGAGCCGCCCTGCTTCATCCCCTCACCATACATTCGAATCTGGTACGACGTGAACTGCCGTTAATGCTGCTGGTGACGTTACTATGCGGTGCCATACTGTTTGATAGTGAGCTTAGTCGCCTCGATGGCGTGGTGTTGATTACCATCGCGGTACTTTACCTTCTGTTTATTATTCGCATTGCGCGTCGGGCAGAGCGCGAGAATAACGATACGCTGACGCGCGAGCAATTGGCCGAGTTGCCTCGCGACGATGCCGGCAACCGGGTCGCCTTTTTATGGCTGGCGGTTGCGCTGATTATGCTGCCAATGTCAACGCGCATGGTGGTGGACAATGCGACGGTGATCGCCAACTATTTTGGCGTCAGCGAACTGGTTATTGGCCTTACCCTTATTTCGGTCGGCACCAGTCTGCCGGAGTTAGCGACCGTGATCGCAGGCGCATTAAAAGGCGAAGATGATATCGCCGTAGGTAACCTTATCGGCTCAAACATTTATAATATTGCGATTGTGACAGGCCTACCGGCGTTGGTTTACCCCGGTAGTATTGATGAAAACGCCTTTACGCGCGATTACTGGATCATGCTGGGCGTCAGCGCATTATTTACCCTACTTTGCCTACAGCGCCGTCGCCGTATTGGGCGCCGGGCTGGTATCATTTTACTCTGCGGTTTTATTAGCTGGGTCGCGGTACTGTACCTGGCGCCATTTAGCCTCAACGGATAA